In bacterium, the genomic window GCAGGACCGTCCCTGAGCGCCCTGACCTGTGGAGGTTGCCCCCATGCACACCAACGCGACGTTCCCGGCCATCGTGCCCGAAGAGATCCATCACGTCATCTCCGCCATCTCGCCCGCGCAGGTCGAGGCCCTGATGCAGGCCATCACCGACGCCGACGGGGTGTTCGTGTGCGGCGCCGGCCGCAGCCTGCTGATGATGCAGGCCTTCGCCATGCGCCTGGTGCACCTGGGGATGCAGGCCTACGTCGTGGGCGAGACCATCACGCCGGCCATCGGGCCGGGGCATCTGCTCATCGCCGGCACCGGCTCGGGCCAGACGCGCATCACGCTGGCCATGCTCGAAGCCGCCCAGGCCCGCGAAGCCAAGATCGCCGCCCTGACCGCGCACCCGCAGTCGCCGATCGGCCTCGCCGCCGACCTGGTGGTCGAGATCCCCACACCCGTGACCGTCGCCCGGGGCGTCGTCCGGGCCAGCGTCCAGCCCCCCGGCTCATTATTCGAGCAGTGCCTGCTCGTGTTGTGTGATACAATGGTAATGATGTTCATGCAGCGGCTCGGCGTGACGGAAGAGCAGATGCGCGACCGCCACACCAAGCTCGAATAGCCCGCGGGGGATGGGCCCCGGTCACTGCACCGCCATCGCAGCCCTATCCGCAGAAAAAAAAGAGAAGAGCACACCTGTCGTGAAGTGGATCATCTATTCCCTGATTGCCTTGCTGTTGGTCCTCGCCGTAGCCGCCGGAGCCCTGAGCGTCAGCACCAGCCAGTTCCGCAAGAGCGATGTCATTGCCCAGCACGTCACCATCGCCGGGGTGGACGTGGGCAAGCTCACGAACGCGGAGGCACGGCAGAAGC contains:
- a CDS encoding SIS domain-containing protein, which translates into the protein MHTNATFPAIVPEEIHHVISAISPAQVEALMQAITDADGVFVCGAGRSLLMMQAFAMRLVHLGMQAYVVGETITPAIGPGHLLIAGTGSGQTRITLAMLEAAQAREAKIAALTAHPQSPIGLAADLVVEIPTPVTVARGVVRASVQPPGSLFEQCLLVLCDTMVMMFMQRLGVTEEQMRDRHTKLE